One Epidermidibacterium keratini DNA segment encodes these proteins:
- the folE gene encoding GTP cyclohydrolase I FolE — protein sequence MTRPFDHDRVVAAVHELLIGVGEDPERDGLRETPERVARSLAEMFAGLQVDPADVLAKTFNEDHRELILVNDIEIYSTCEHHLVPFHGVAHIGYIPGKDGRIIGLSKLARVADLYAKRPQVQERLTAQIADALVRALDPTGAIVVIEAEHLCMSMRGIRKPDARTVTSAVRGIFQRDHRTRAEAMSLIARRHG from the coding sequence GTGACGAGGCCGTTCGACCATGACCGGGTTGTCGCCGCGGTGCACGAGCTGCTCATCGGCGTCGGCGAGGACCCTGAGCGCGACGGCCTGCGCGAGACACCCGAACGCGTCGCGCGATCGCTCGCGGAGATGTTTGCCGGGCTGCAGGTCGATCCGGCCGACGTACTGGCCAAGACGTTCAACGAGGACCACCGCGAGCTGATCCTGGTCAACGACATCGAGATCTACTCGACGTGCGAGCACCATCTCGTGCCGTTCCACGGCGTGGCACACATCGGTTATATCCCAGGCAAGGATGGCCGAATCATCGGACTATCCAAGCTCGCTCGAGTCGCCGATCTCTACGCCAAGCGCCCGCAGGTGCAGGAGCGGCTGACAGCTCAGATCGCCGATGCGCTCGTGCGCGCGCTGGACCCAACCGGCGCGATCGTGGTCATCGAAGCCGAGCACCTGTGCATGTCGATGCGCGGCATCCGCAAGCCCGACGCGCGCACTGTCACCAGCGCCGTGCGAGGGATCTTCCAGCGCGACCATCGCACTCGGGCC